A region of Chitinophaga horti DNA encodes the following proteins:
- a CDS encoding YbaB/EbfC family nucleoid-associated protein → MFGNIFGKLQEAQQKMKESKDRLAGVTMDGEAGDGAVKVTVTGNREIKSIVIADQLCTPERKEEMEDLLITALNRALKNAESAWEAEMKDVAGGMLGPLAGLM, encoded by the coding sequence ATGTTCGGTAATATTTTTGGCAAGCTGCAGGAAGCGCAGCAAAAAATGAAAGAGAGTAAAGACCGCCTGGCGGGTGTTACCATGGACGGTGAAGCAGGCGACGGCGCCGTAAAAGTAACCGTTACAGGCAACCGCGAAATAAAAAGCATCGTGATCGCCGACCAGCTGTGTACGCCGGAAAGAAAAGAAGAAATGGAAGACCTGCTCATTACTGCCCTCAACCGCGCCCTCAAAAACGCAGAAAGCGCCTGGGAAGCCGAAATGAAAGATGTGGCCGGCGGCATGCTCGGACCCTTGGCAGGATTGATGTAA
- a CDS encoding alpha/beta fold hydrolase, protein MYRKSAFTLLLLFIAYLSNAQKPAPQDAELSTYKYPYPVHYFQLHTQGQSLRMAFMDVQPATPNGKAIVLLHGKNFCGAYWDSTAASLSSKGFRVIMPDQVGFGKSSKPAQLQYTFQQLAQNTKALLDSLGIKKTAVLGHSMGGMLAVRFTLMYPETAEKLILENPIGLEDWKLKVPYQPIDQWYKGELTQNYEKIKKYQLDNYYAGQWSPAYEKWAALLASWTEHADYPRVAWNAALTYDMIFTQPVVYEFGQIKTPTLLIIGQRDRTALGKANVPDDVKKTMGNYPELGKRAAATIPGATLVPLEGVGHLPHIEAYSRFINPLIAFLEYN, encoded by the coding sequence ATGTATCGAAAATCAGCATTTACTCTCCTCCTGCTATTCATAGCTTACCTGTCAAACGCACAGAAACCTGCCCCGCAGGATGCAGAACTCAGCACCTACAAATATCCGTACCCGGTGCATTACTTTCAGCTGCACACCCAGGGGCAATCGCTTCGGATGGCGTTTATGGACGTGCAGCCCGCAACGCCTAACGGCAAAGCGATCGTATTACTGCACGGTAAAAACTTCTGCGGCGCTTATTGGGACAGCACGGCCGCATCGCTGAGCAGCAAAGGCTTCCGGGTCATCATGCCCGACCAGGTAGGCTTCGGCAAATCGTCTAAACCAGCACAACTGCAGTATACCTTTCAGCAACTGGCGCAGAACACCAAAGCTCTCCTGGACTCACTCGGCATCAAAAAAACGGCCGTATTGGGCCACTCGATGGGAGGCATGCTTGCCGTACGCTTCACCCTCATGTACCCGGAAACCGCCGAAAAACTCATCCTTGAAAACCCCATCGGCCTCGAAGACTGGAAACTGAAGGTGCCTTACCAGCCCATCGACCAATGGTACAAAGGAGAGTTAACGCAGAACTACGAAAAGATCAAGAAATATCAGCTGGATAATTATTACGCCGGCCAATGGTCGCCTGCTTACGAAAAATGGGCCGCCCTGCTCGCCTCCTGGACCGAACACGCCGATTACCCACGCGTCGCCTGGAACGCCGCGCTCACTTACGATATGATTTTCACGCAGCCGGTGGTATACGAGTTCGGCCAGATAAAAACGCCAACCTTACTCATTATCGGCCAGCGCGACCGCACCGCCCTTGGCAAAGCCAACGTACCAGACGATGTAAAGAAAACGATGGGTAATTACCCGGAACTGGGTAAACGCGCTGCAGCAACCATCCCTGGAGCCACCCTCGTTCCGCTGGAAGGTGTAGGCCACTTGCCGCATATAGAGGCTTACAGCCGGTTTATCAATCCGCTGATTGCGTTTTTGGAGTATAATTAG
- the typA gene encoding translational GTPase TypA, whose amino-acid sequence MQIRNIAIIAHVDHGKTTLVDKILHQTNVFRANQETGDLIMDNNDLERERGITILAKNVSVVYKDVKINVIDTPGHADFGGEVERVLKMADGVILLVDAFEGPMPQTRFVLQKALQLNLKPMVVINKVDKPNCRPDEVHDAVFDLFFSLDATEEQLDFPTFYGSGKNGWFNDSNVQCEDITPLMDGILKYVPEPKIPEGNLQMQITSLDYSTFLGRIAVGKVTRGMVKENQPISLMQVDGTVKKARVKELYIFESLGKKRVTEVYAGDICAVVGLEDFNIGDTIADAENPEALPVISVDEPTMNMTFSINNSPFFGKDGKFVTSRHLRDRLNKELEKNLALRVQDSDNADSFVVYGRGILHLGVLIETMRREGYELTVGQPQVIVKMIDGKRSEPYENLVVDVPQEFASKVIDLVTRRKGEMHIMETKGDMQHLEFEIPSRGLIGLRTQMLTATAGEAVMAHRFNEYKPWKGPIPGRNNGVLIAKEAGTTTGYSLDKLQDRGFFFVDPGEEVYKGMIIGENSKPGDLVVNANEGKKLTNMRASGSDAATNIAPKTLMTLEECMEYIQHDECIEVTPNFIRMRKVYLDEEDRKKYSKMMKIEEA is encoded by the coding sequence ATGCAAATAAGAAACATCGCTATCATTGCGCACGTAGACCACGGCAAAACTACCCTGGTGGATAAAATCCTCCATCAGACCAACGTATTCCGGGCAAACCAGGAAACTGGCGATTTGATCATGGATAACAACGACCTGGAAAGGGAGCGTGGTATCACTATCCTGGCAAAAAACGTTTCCGTAGTATATAAAGACGTTAAAATCAACGTAATCGATACCCCAGGCCACGCCGACTTCGGTGGTGAGGTAGAGCGCGTACTGAAAATGGCAGATGGCGTTATCCTCCTGGTGGATGCCTTCGAAGGCCCTATGCCGCAGACCCGCTTCGTACTGCAGAAAGCACTGCAGCTGAATCTGAAGCCGATGGTGGTTATCAACAAAGTAGATAAACCTAACTGTCGTCCTGATGAGGTTCACGACGCTGTATTCGACCTGTTTTTCAGCCTGGACGCTACCGAAGAGCAGCTGGACTTCCCAACCTTTTATGGTTCCGGTAAAAACGGCTGGTTCAACGATTCCAATGTTCAATGTGAAGATATCACCCCGCTGATGGATGGTATCCTGAAATATGTTCCCGAGCCTAAAATTCCCGAAGGTAACCTGCAAATGCAGATCACTTCCCTGGATTACTCTACCTTCCTTGGCCGTATTGCCGTAGGTAAAGTAACCCGTGGTATGGTGAAAGAAAACCAGCCTATCTCCCTGATGCAGGTAGATGGCACCGTGAAAAAAGCAAGGGTTAAAGAGCTTTACATCTTCGAAAGCCTCGGTAAAAAACGTGTTACCGAAGTATATGCAGGTGATATTTGCGCCGTAGTTGGCCTGGAAGATTTCAACATCGGTGATACCATCGCTGATGCTGAAAATCCCGAAGCACTGCCGGTAATCAGCGTAGATGAACCTACGATGAACATGACTTTCTCCATCAACAACTCACCGTTCTTTGGTAAAGACGGTAAATTTGTAACAAGCCGTCACCTGCGTGACCGTTTGAACAAAGAGCTGGAGAAAAACCTGGCGCTTCGTGTTCAGGACAGCGACAACGCGGATAGCTTCGTAGTATACGGCCGTGGTATCCTTCACCTGGGTGTATTGATCGAAACCATGCGTCGCGAAGGTTATGAGCTGACCGTTGGTCAACCGCAGGTAATCGTTAAGATGATCGACGGTAAACGCAGCGAGCCTTATGAGAACCTGGTAGTAGACGTTCCACAGGAATTTGCTTCTAAAGTAATTGACCTGGTTACCCGTCGTAAAGGTGAAATGCACATTATGGAAACCAAAGGCGACATGCAGCACCTGGAATTCGAAATTCCTTCGCGCGGTCTGATCGGTCTCCGTACGCAAATGCTGACAGCTACTGCAGGTGAGGCTGTAATGGCGCACCGCTTCAACGAATATAAACCATGGAAAGGCCCGATCCCCGGTCGTAACAACGGTGTACTGATCGCTAAAGAAGCAGGTACAACTACTGGTTACTCACTGGATAAATTACAGGATCGCGGTTTCTTCTTTGTTGATCCGGGAGAAGAAGTGTACAAAGGCATGATCATCGGTGAGAACAGCAAACCAGGCGACCTGGTAGTAAACGCGAATGAAGGTAAAAAACTGACCAACATGCGTGCTTCCGGTTCTGATGCTGCTACCAACATCGCTCCTAAAACCCTGATGACACTGGAAGAATGTATGGAGTACATCCAGCATGACGAGTGCATCGAGGTTACGCCTAACTTCATCCGTATGCGTAAAGTATACCTGGACGAAGAAGATCGTAAGAAATACTCTAAAATGATGAAGATCGAAGAGGCTTAG
- a CDS encoding DUF2891 domain-containing protein, with amino-acid sequence MKKVTAIIAALCLWNALPGQAQSPLYTEKAGVLALTEQGASHFAKLPLKCMQQPFPYKTGIVFSDSSLITAPKDYHPAFYGCFDWHSSVHGHWMLVRLLKMFPNLPEAATIRQKLKENLSEDNIQQELKLFRNRDNKGFERIYGWSWLMQLQRELATWNDPLGVELSKNVAPLAGFFSKSYVEFLGKLAYPIRVGEHTNLAFGLTLAWDYAVTTKDVRLENAIRKAATQFYLEDKACPVAYEPGGYDFLSPCLEEADLMWRVLDAAQYQKWLKTFLPQIYVPGKTFLSVGQVKDRTDGKLVHLDGLNLSRAWCLYNIARHAGSNEAAIRGLAKRHLDASLGQVASGDYAGEHWLASFAVYALTAEAQK; translated from the coding sequence ATGAAGAAAGTAACGGCGATTATTGCCGCCTTGTGCCTTTGGAATGCATTGCCCGGCCAGGCGCAAAGCCCGCTTTACACCGAAAAAGCCGGCGTACTGGCGTTAACCGAACAGGGAGCCTCCCATTTTGCCAAGCTGCCGTTAAAGTGTATGCAGCAGCCCTTCCCTTACAAAACCGGTATCGTATTTAGCGATAGCAGTCTCATTACGGCTCCGAAGGACTATCATCCTGCCTTTTATGGCTGCTTCGACTGGCATAGCAGTGTGCATGGCCATTGGATGCTGGTGCGCTTACTGAAGATGTTTCCCAATCTGCCCGAAGCGGCTACCATCCGCCAGAAGCTAAAAGAAAATCTTTCGGAAGATAACATTCAACAGGAGTTAAAATTGTTCCGCAACCGCGACAATAAAGGTTTTGAGCGTATTTACGGATGGAGCTGGCTGATGCAGCTTCAGCGCGAACTCGCCACCTGGAACGATCCGCTGGGCGTGGAGCTGAGTAAAAACGTAGCACCGCTGGCGGGTTTCTTCAGCAAATCGTACGTAGAGTTCTTAGGAAAACTGGCGTACCCGATTCGTGTGGGAGAACATACCAACCTGGCGTTCGGCTTAACGCTCGCCTGGGATTATGCCGTGACCACGAAGGATGTGCGGCTGGAGAACGCGATCAGGAAAGCGGCGACCCAGTTTTATTTGGAAGATAAGGCCTGCCCGGTGGCGTATGAGCCCGGCGGTTACGACTTTCTTTCACCCTGCCTCGAAGAAGCCGATCTGATGTGGCGCGTCTTGGATGCCGCTCAGTACCAGAAATGGCTGAAGACCTTCCTGCCTCAGATTTATGTTCCCGGTAAAACCTTTTTATCGGTAGGACAAGTAAAAGACCGTACAGATGGTAAACTCGTGCACCTCGATGGGCTGAATTTAAGCCGTGCCTGGTGCCTTTACAATATTGCCCGCCACGCCGGTTCCAACGAAGCGGCCATTCGCGGGCTGGCCAAACGCCACTTAGATGCGTCGTTAGGCCAGGTAGCCAGTGGCGATTATGCCGGCGAACATTGGTTGGCGTCGTTTGCCGTGTATGCATTAACCGCCGAGGCGCAGAAATAA
- a CDS encoding patatin-like phospholipase family protein — MFKFYYSFPIQLLLLHFRKYQVLLIFWAILYSTIFGGFAKVFGGDALYLAPEYLGDVSFYSTTMLGMATAAFTMSWHITTFILHTGRFKFLATTSQPFFKYCLNNSIIPFGFVFCLLLRLAQYQAFQELNSVPGILLLMEGFVCGYLIIIFFCFFYFFNADKNIGRRLEKKFGNPRNFLRTVLKPSQEPDENALPVHNYFTSPWRIRRARNVKHYNKHYLDNIFKQHHFAAMITVGCALVLLVILSYLMDYAAFRLPAGASVMIFFAFLIGVAGAYAYLLQSWAIPMALVLLFALNWMVKNDWVDSRNKAYGMNYRNKDARPEYSVPHLQRFFTEERSEADKQHTLAILEKWRAQFPADEKPKLIVVNTSGGGTRSALWTLCVLQRLDSLLQFGFSKRTTVITGASGGMMGVTYYRELYLRHLQNQPVDPRDTIWRAKISGDLLNAVFGSLSVNDFITPFRQFRIGDNKYGRDRGYAFEMQFNINTGDALAKTIGDYAQPERDAIIPMLIWNATINADGRRLMISPQPISYLCAADYLYPNRNVRDIDGVDFSQFFHAQNPMQLRVSSAIRMCATFPYVLPNVFLPSKPIVDVMDAGIRDNFGQETTLRYLYTFREWINDNTSGIIFVQIRDTRKNDVHPVKAHKDLSDLLFEPLFSMQTHWSAMQDFHQDHLINYMEGYFEKDRFQRIIFQYVPQSDDKAAALSLHLTSREKLDIGRALDNPANQSAFQLLLQTVK; from the coding sequence GTGTTCAAATTTTACTATTCCTTCCCTATTCAGTTATTGCTGTTGCACTTTCGTAAGTACCAGGTGCTGTTGATCTTTTGGGCCATTCTTTATAGTACCATCTTTGGTGGTTTTGCAAAAGTTTTTGGTGGAGATGCACTGTACCTGGCGCCGGAGTACCTGGGAGATGTGAGTTTTTACAGCACGACGATGCTGGGTATGGCGACTGCTGCTTTCACGATGAGCTGGCACATCACTACATTCATTCTGCATACAGGCCGTTTTAAATTCCTGGCCACTACCTCACAGCCGTTTTTTAAGTACTGCCTGAACAACTCCATCATCCCGTTCGGCTTCGTTTTTTGCCTGTTGCTGCGGCTCGCGCAATACCAGGCGTTCCAGGAGTTAAATTCTGTTCCGGGTATATTATTGCTGATGGAGGGCTTTGTGTGCGGTTACCTCATCATCATCTTCTTCTGCTTCTTTTATTTTTTTAATGCTGATAAAAATATTGGCCGCCGGCTGGAAAAGAAGTTTGGTAATCCACGCAACTTCCTGCGTACGGTGTTAAAGCCTTCGCAGGAGCCGGATGAAAACGCGCTGCCTGTCCATAACTACTTCACTTCTCCGTGGAGAATAAGACGGGCGCGAAATGTAAAACACTACAATAAACATTACCTCGACAACATCTTTAAACAACACCACTTCGCAGCGATGATCACTGTCGGTTGTGCGTTGGTATTGCTGGTGATTCTTTCTTACCTGATGGACTACGCCGCCTTCCGTTTACCGGCCGGCGCCAGCGTGATGATATTTTTTGCCTTCCTGATCGGAGTGGCCGGCGCGTATGCTTACCTGTTACAAAGCTGGGCTATTCCGATGGCGCTGGTGTTACTTTTTGCACTGAACTGGATGGTAAAAAACGATTGGGTCGACAGTCGTAATAAAGCGTACGGCATGAACTACCGGAACAAAGACGCACGTCCGGAATACAGCGTGCCCCACCTGCAGCGGTTTTTTACGGAAGAAAGGTCGGAAGCAGATAAGCAACACACACTCGCAATACTTGAAAAATGGCGCGCCCAGTTCCCGGCGGATGAAAAGCCCAAACTGATCGTAGTAAATACCAGCGGCGGCGGCACGCGTTCGGCGCTTTGGACGTTGTGCGTATTGCAACGGCTGGACAGCCTCCTTCAATTTGGCTTCAGTAAACGTACGACGGTTATTACCGGGGCTTCTGGCGGTATGATGGGGGTAACATATTACCGCGAACTGTACCTGAGGCATCTGCAAAACCAGCCAGTCGATCCGCGGGATACGATCTGGCGGGCGAAGATTTCGGGGGACTTACTGAATGCCGTATTTGGTTCCCTTTCGGTAAACGATTTCATTACGCCGTTCCGGCAATTCAGGATCGGGGATAATAAATATGGGCGTGACAGGGGATATGCATTTGAGATGCAGTTCAACATCAACACCGGTGATGCACTGGCCAAAACGATCGGCGACTATGCACAACCGGAGCGGGATGCGATTATACCGATGCTGATCTGGAATGCGACGATCAACGCGGACGGCCGGCGGTTAATGATTTCGCCGCAACCGATCAGTTACCTGTGCGCAGCGGACTATCTTTATCCGAATCGTAACGTGCGGGATATAGACGGGGTCGACTTTTCACAGTTCTTTCATGCGCAAAACCCTATGCAGTTGAGAGTTTCGAGCGCTATTCGTATGTGCGCGACGTTTCCCTATGTATTGCCGAATGTATTTTTGCCAAGCAAACCGATCGTAGATGTGATGGATGCCGGCATTCGCGACAACTTCGGACAGGAAACGACGTTGCGTTATCTGTATACCTTTCGCGAATGGATAAACGATAATACCAGCGGGATCATTTTTGTACAGATCAGGGATACGCGGAAGAATGATGTGCACCCGGTAAAGGCGCACAAAGATCTCAGCGATCTGTTGTTTGAACCTTTATTTTCTATGCAAACGCATTGGAGTGCCATGCAGGACTTTCACCAGGATCACCTGATCAACTATATGGAAGGGTATTTTGAAAAAGACCGTTTTCAACGAATTATCTTCCAATACGTTCCGCAGAGCGATGATAAGGCGGCGGCCTTAAGCCTGCACCTCACTTCCCGCGAGAAGCTCGATATTGGAAGGGCGCTGGATAACCCGGCGAACCAGAGCGCTTTCCAGCTGCTGCTGCAAACGGTTAAATAA
- a CDS encoding NAD(P)/FAD-dependent oxidoreductase — protein sequence MIETPVCIIGAGPGGATAALQLNKLGISCVVVDKAVFPRDKVCGDGLSGKVIMHLQRIDPEMAQRFRKTVLKEDSWGVRFVSPGRLHIDVPYKPNYSKVTDQPAGFVCKRMEFDNFLVQELKRADKHVRLFEGVSAEKYKLTEDGYEISDAKGEFKVKAKLLIVANGAHSTFTKEVAGIKMEPQYYAAGIRAYYKGVTGTQEDSFIELHFLKSLLPGYLWIFPLPNGEANVGMDMLSEDVRTKKVNLKKLLTDTIANDPIFRERFKNAEMVSPLEGYGLPLGSKKRTISGDRFMLAGDAAYLIDPFTGEGIGNAMYCGVYAADQAATALQSGDFSAEGLKAYDERVYRALWPELQLSHRLQKLVKYPRLFNLLMKAATRNKQLQELVSCMFYEMDIRKKLAQPSFYFKLLLNR from the coding sequence ATGATAGAAACACCCGTTTGTATTATAGGTGCCGGTCCAGGCGGCGCCACAGCTGCCCTGCAGCTGAATAAGCTCGGCATTTCCTGCGTTGTAGTCGATAAAGCAGTATTTCCCCGCGACAAAGTTTGCGGCGACGGGCTTAGCGGCAAGGTAATCATGCACCTGCAACGCATCGATCCAGAAATGGCGCAGCGTTTTCGTAAAACTGTATTGAAGGAAGATAGCTGGGGCGTACGATTCGTGTCGCCGGGCAGGCTGCACATCGATGTGCCGTACAAACCGAACTACAGCAAAGTAACCGACCAGCCCGCGGGCTTCGTGTGCAAACGTATGGAGTTCGATAACTTCCTGGTGCAGGAGTTGAAGCGGGCGGATAAGCACGTGCGTTTATTCGAAGGCGTTAGTGCAGAGAAGTATAAGTTGACCGAAGACGGCTACGAAATAAGCGATGCGAAGGGCGAGTTTAAAGTGAAAGCGAAACTGCTGATCGTCGCCAACGGAGCGCATTCTACCTTTACCAAAGAAGTAGCCGGTATTAAAATGGAGCCGCAGTATTATGCCGCGGGCATTCGTGCTTACTATAAGGGCGTTACCGGTACGCAGGAAGACAGTTTTATCGAACTGCACTTTTTGAAATCGTTGCTGCCAGGCTACCTGTGGATCTTCCCACTACCAAACGGGGAAGCGAATGTGGGCATGGACATGCTGTCGGAAGATGTGCGCACGAAGAAAGTAAATCTAAAAAAGTTATTGACAGATACGATTGCCAACGATCCCATTTTCCGGGAGCGGTTTAAGAACGCGGAGATGGTTTCACCATTGGAGGGTTATGGTTTGCCGTTGGGCAGTAAGAAGCGCACCATTTCGGGCGACCGCTTTATGCTGGCCGGCGATGCAGCTTACCTGATCGATCCGTTTACAGGTGAGGGCATTGGTAATGCGATGTATTGCGGAGTGTATGCGGCCGACCAGGCGGCTACTGCCCTGCAGTCCGGCGACTTTTCGGCGGAGGGCTTAAAGGCATATGATGAACGCGTGTACCGCGCCTTATGGCCGGAATTGCAGCTGAGCCATCGCCTGCAGAAGCTGGTGAAATATCCGCGGCTGTTCAATTTGCTGATGAAAGCTGCTACCCGTAACAAACAATTACAGGAACTGGTATCGTGCATGTTTTACGAGATGGACATCCGTAAAAAGCTCGCCCAGCCATCCTTTTACTTTAAATTATTGCTAAACCGATGA
- a CDS encoding COX15/CtaA family protein yields MDTNIYQRNRAIVIWLFVGVGMIIVQVLLGGITRLTGSGLSITEWKPIMGALPPMNEQSWQQAFEKYQQIAQYQYVNDHFTLQDFKHIFFWEWLHRNWARFIGIVFFVPFVIFIIKKKISREMIWPMVILFILGGLQGAIGWIMVQSGLNDTDITVSHIRLSIHFIAALVLLCYVLWFALKLSVPVKEIQPQPTLRQLNNWILILLTVQLIYGGFMAGLDAALAAATWPDINGQLVPRMSSGEGFMHSITHNLMAIHFIHRGLAYLLTILIAIWFWKSAVVKDDSQLHRIRILPLLLVLLQVFLGVITVLNSKSEIPLYYALLHQFVGMLLLMAMVWTRFLVRK; encoded by the coding sequence ATGGACACAAATATTTATCAAAGGAACCGCGCCATTGTAATCTGGCTGTTTGTAGGGGTAGGCATGATCATCGTGCAGGTTTTACTGGGAGGCATTACCCGTTTAACGGGCTCGGGGCTTTCCATAACTGAATGGAAACCAATCATGGGCGCATTGCCGCCGATGAATGAGCAGTCGTGGCAACAGGCGTTTGAAAAATACCAGCAAATTGCGCAATATCAATATGTAAACGATCATTTTACGCTGCAGGATTTTAAGCACATCTTTTTCTGGGAATGGCTGCATCGCAACTGGGCGCGGTTTATCGGCATCGTGTTTTTTGTTCCTTTTGTGATATTTATCATCAAAAAGAAAATCAGCCGCGAAATGATATGGCCAATGGTAATCCTGTTCATTTTAGGTGGACTGCAAGGCGCAATTGGTTGGATCATGGTGCAGAGCGGACTGAATGATACCGATATAACGGTGAGCCACATCCGTTTATCGATTCACTTTATCGCGGCATTGGTGCTGTTGTGTTACGTGCTATGGTTCGCGTTGAAGTTAAGTGTACCGGTAAAGGAGATACAACCACAGCCGACGCTTCGGCAGCTGAATAACTGGATCTTGATTTTACTCACCGTGCAATTAATATATGGCGGGTTTATGGCCGGGCTGGATGCTGCGTTGGCCGCTGCCACCTGGCCGGATATTAATGGCCAGCTAGTACCGCGCATGAGCAGTGGCGAAGGATTTATGCATAGCATTACGCATAACCTGATGGCGATTCACTTTATCCATCGCGGACTTGCTTATTTACTTACTATTCTTATCGCGATATGGTTCTGGAAATCGGCTGTGGTGAAAGATGACAGTCAGCTGCACCGCATTCGCATTCTGCCATTGCTGTTAGTATTGCTGCAAGTGTTCCTGGGTGTGATTACCGTGTTAAACAGTAAGTCGGAAATTCCTTTGTATTATGCGTTGCTGCACCAGTTTGTGGGTATGTTATTGTTGATGGCGATGGTGTGGACGCGCTTCCTGGTCCGGAAATAA
- a CDS encoding ribonuclease HII translates to MLKSYFQKQLVEAGCDEAGRGCLAGPVFAAAVILPTKFRHPLLNDSKQMKEEHRNELRFIIEEKAIAYAVASVDNDEIDQINILKASFKAMHKALAQLLMQPGLILVDGNRFLPYGETPHECIIQGDGKYASIAAASILAKTYRDDFMHQLHDQFPHYGWKENKGYPTRQHRDAIRAHGDTPYHRKTFRLLPGQLELELNLE, encoded by the coding sequence TTGCTGAAGTCATATTTCCAGAAACAGTTAGTTGAAGCCGGCTGCGACGAGGCCGGAAGGGGCTGCCTGGCCGGACCGGTATTCGCCGCCGCGGTTATTCTGCCCACGAAGTTCCGTCACCCCCTCCTAAATGATTCAAAACAGATGAAGGAGGAACACCGGAACGAGCTGCGCTTCATCATTGAAGAGAAAGCTATCGCCTATGCAGTGGCCAGTGTGGATAATGATGAGATAGACCAGATCAATATTCTCAAAGCCTCATTCAAGGCTATGCACAAGGCGTTGGCACAGTTATTGATGCAACCCGGTTTGATCCTTGTCGATGGGAACCGTTTTCTGCCATATGGCGAAACACCGCACGAATGTATTATCCAGGGTGATGGAAAGTATGCTTCTATAGCCGCTGCTTCTATCTTAGCTAAAACCTACCGGGACGACTTCATGCACCAGCTTCATGATCAGTTTCCGCATTACGGATGGAAAGAAAACAAAGGTTATCCAACGCGACAACACCGCGATGCGATCCGGGCTCATGGCGATACACCCTATCACCGCAAAACATTCCGCTTGCTCCCCGGGCAATTGGAACTAGAACTGAACCTGGAATAA